The nucleotide sequence AGAAACGGGCGGCCGGCGAAATATTCGGATGGGGGTCCGGCGGGGGGGAAGGAGGGCAGTCAGAGGAAGGGGCGGTGGGACAGAGGGAGGCCGCCAACCCCTCCCGCGgtgcaggtgggtgggggaaacgGTTACAGGGCCCTGTGGGTCGTGATTGGAGGTGCACCCCAGAAACGGGCTCTCGCCGCTGGGAGGGATTAACCCTCTGTGGCCCGGGATTttaaccccctccccctcacccccgacCTGATTAACACAGTCTCGGGTTCACagtatctctctcccccccaagtACAcgattaaacacacacacacacacccagagtgatcactctctcccccccataGACTTAACCCCTTCCTATCTCCCCCGTTTaaatctctccccaccccctccagagtgatcactctctccccccccacagaCTTAACCCCTTCCTATCTCCCCAGTTTaaatctctccccaccccctccagaATTATCACTCTccccccctcttctctctccccagtTTTAACTCtctgcacacacacagacagacacacacacacacacactcccctccaGAATTATCACTCTCACAGTCTGTCTCTCTCATATAAAtatatccatctctctctctctctcaccccccccccaagtgCTGAATTAACCCCTGCTCTCCCGGATTTATCAGCACCCCCCCCTTTACAGAGATTAACATCCCcgcccctcctcctctccccctcccctagaATTCTTCCGGCCCCCCCTCCCAGAATTAACTGCCCCCCCATgtctctcttcttcccttccccccatcaCTCGATCCTCCTTAAAATAACCTCCCAGCCCTGCGCCCCCACCCCACctgaaatccaccccccccccccggctcctTTCCTCGCTCTCTGTCccgggagaggagagggaaggggtggtTGATCCAGAGGGGTGGGTGGCGAGGGATCCGTGCCCCGGGACGCAGGGGAAATGAGTTGGCGGGAGGAATGTGTATCctgggacggggagggaggggggtaacGGAGGCGGGGAGGGAAGGGGTAACGGGGATGGGCAGGGAGGGGGTAACGGaggcggggagggagggggtaacagaggcggggagggagggggtaatggaggtggggaggggggtaacGGAggcgggagggtggggggaggggggtaacggagggggggggaggtgtgCATTCACTGAAGTTGTTCTTGTAGTTGTTCGGCACAGCCGTTCAGCTGCATGTCTCTGAGGGCCCGGTACACCAGCTGGAGGGGGGCCGCGCCGGCCGCCCCCCGGCCCCCGCCTTGCCGCTGCCGCCACAGCTGGAACATCTGGTACTGCGCCTCCCGGAAGCTGGGCCGGGCCTCCATCTCGGCCCGCTCGATCTGCGTGTCCGACAGGCCCAGGCGCCGGACGAACTCCCGCCAGCGAGAGGCGGGCACCACGTCCGCCACCGCGTACGACAGCCTCtggtctgggggtggggggagagagagagacagggagacagggaggagggggagagaggttagCTGTACTGTCCCACTCAGTCATTCTCACCTCCCTCTCCACCCACctcaatagaaaccatagaaactacagcacagaaacaggccttttggcccttcttggctgtgctgaaccattttctgcctagtcccactgacctgcacacggaccatatccctccatacacctcccatccatgtatctgtccgatttattcttaaatgttaaaaaagaacccgcatttaccacctcgtctggcagctcattccacactcccaccactctctgtgtgaagaagctccccctaatgttccctttaaacttttcccccctcacccttaacccatgtcctctggtttttttcttcccttgcctcagtggaaaaagcctgcttgcattcactctatctgtacccatcataattttatatacctctatcaaatctcccctcattcttctgcgctccagggaataaagtcctaacctattcaacctttctctgtaactgagtttctcaagtcccggcaacatccttgtaaaccttctctgcactctttcaaccttatttatatccttcctgtaatttggtgaccaaaactgaacacaatactccagattcggcctcaccaatgccttatacaacctcatcataacattcttaacaatcttcctcctcctcccctctccccttccctcctccctctctccacccactcctcaatctccctcctcctcctcctctctctccttccctctctctccctcctcctcttcttctgcCCCGTtctatagacaacagacaataggtgcaggagtaggccattcggcccttcgagccagcactgccattcactgtgatcctggctgatcatccacaatcagtatccagttcctgccttatccccataacctctgattccGCGATCttaaagagctctatccatctctttcttgaaaacatccagagacttggcctcgacagccttctggggcagagcattccacatatccaccactctctgggtgagaaagtttttcctcaactccgttctgaaTGACCTACCccatattcttaaactgtggcctctggttctggactcacccatcagcgggaacatgcttcctgcctccagcgtgtccaatcccttaataatcttatatgtttcaatcagatcccctctcagtcttctaaattccagagtatacaagcccagtcgctccaatctttcgacatatgacagtcccgccatcccgggaattaaccttgtgaacttacgctgcactccctcaatagcaagaatgtccttcctcaaatttggagaccaaaactgcacacagtactccaggtgtggtctcaccagggccctgtacagctgcagaaggacctctttgctcttatactcaattccccttgttatgaaggccagcatgtcattagctttcttcactgcctgctgtacctgcatgcttgctttcagtgactgatgtacaagaacacctagatctcgttgtacttccccttttcttaacatgacaccatttagataataatctgccttcccgttcttaccaccaaagtggataacctcacatttatccacattaaactgcatctgccacgcatctgcccactcacccagcctgtccaagtcaccctgcattctcataacatcctcctcacatttcacactgcctcccagctttgtgtcatcggcaaatttgctaatgttacttttaattccctcatctaaatcactaatatatattgtaaacagctgcggtcccagcactgatcaccactggtcaccgcctgccaatccgaaagggacccgttaatcgctactctttgtttcctgtcagccagtcaattttcaatccatgtcagtactctgcccccaataccacgtgccctaattttgcccactaatctcctatgtgggactttatcaaaggctttctgaaagtccaggtacactacatccactggctctcccttgtccattttcatagttacatcctcaaaaaattccagaagattagtcaagcaggatttccccttcgtaaatctatGCTTGACTGGGACCAATCCTGtcactactatccagatgtgtcgtaatctcatctttttataatcgactccagcatctttcccaccaccgacgtcaggctaaccggtctataattccctgttttcgctcttcctcccttcttgaaaagtgggataacattagctaccttcCAGTCCtcgggaactgatcctgaatcttgTCTCCCCGTTCTTTcaccaatctctccctccccaccctctcccctctccccgccccgcTCCTCTCCCTCtcggccgcccccccccccccccccccccccccccccccaccgcactcACCGTCGGGGAGGTGTGCAGTCCCAGCCGCCTGGACGCAGTCCGGGAGCTCGgtcaggtgagtgggggtcaggaGGGACAGCCGGCCGCCTCCCTCCTCCTGGACGGGCAGGAGGTGGTCCGGTGAGCGGGAGCCCTGCCGAGAGAGGCGGTGGGTCAGCGAGGGTGCGTCCCGGAGCGAGGGAGCGAGTAAGGGAGGGAGGTcttcttggggggggggagggagagggtgagacagaggataCGGGCAGCGAGTGCCgtcagggtggggtggggtggtgtgggaagggggaggggtggacaAGGGGATGGGTTCCTAAGCgtgagggaggaggaagaggttcgaggagagtgagagggagatagaaagcgtggggggggggaattggaggaggagggggaagcggggggttggaggagggagggaggacagggagggggaggaggaaggggagggaggatgggggatggaagaggggaggaggagtggtggagaagggagggggggaggggaaggaatgacAATTGGGGGAGAGGTTAGcaaaggtgggaggggaggggaagggagtgccccgggggggggggggggagtgaggggcaggaggaggagggagcgaAAGGgagcaggagagggaaggaggacggGATAGGAGGAGCCAGagggggtggaaggtgaggagggggagggaggagtgagcaggaggggggaggaggaggaaggagggggaaggaggggaggaggggagaaggggggaaggagagaaggaggggaggaggagggaggggagtggggaggggaaggaggggtcaAGGGCAGGGAGGAGGGGATAGAGTGACAATTGGGGCAGAGGGCagtaaaggtggggggggaggggaagggagtgccccgggggggggggggagtgaggggcaggaggaggagggagcgaAAGGgagcaggagagggaaggaggacggGATAGGAGGAGCCAGagggggtggaaggtgaggagggggagggaggagtgagcaggaggggggaggaggaggaaggagggggaaggaggggaggaggggagaaggggggaaggagagaaggaggggaggaggagggaggggagtggggaggggaaggaggggtcaAGGGCAGGGAGGAGGGGATAGAGTGACAATTGGGGCAGAGGGCagtaaaggtggggggggaggggaagggcatTTCCTACGGgggagtgaggggcaggaggagaggggtgtgggactcggcggggggggggtagagggagagagggagagcggaCAAAGTTGAGGTGCGGACGCAAGGCCGGGCGGGGAGCGGGGAGAGTCCACTCACCTCGGGGGTGCTCCCCTTCACTTCTGAGCGGAAGAGGTCTCCGCTCCTGACACTACAGGCTGAACCAACGAGAACTGGAGTCAGTCTTGGCCCCGACGACAACCCCGTAATGTCCTCACCCCGGTCCCGTCccctctccaccaccccccccaccgtcCCGTCCCTTCCCGTCCACCCTCTCCACACCCCACCCTGCTCCCTCCCCGCAGGACCCAGCACCTCGCGGCCCGCGCCCGTCAGAAACCGCCGTCCGCCCCCACCCTCCGCCCGGCCGACCTCTGCGGGCACTCACCGGACGCCTGCCACTGACAGACCCTCTTGGCCCTCCAGAAGATCAGGTAGCCCGCCCCAATGATCACCATCACGGCCACGATCGAACAGGAGACGATGCTAAGCAGGAAGAACTGGGGAtatcctgtggggggggggggcaacggGAGGAACAGAGGGGGTTAAAACCCGGGGCCGTTtcgtccccttccctccctcccggACCCAGGGGGGTTGGTTGGATGgggatggagagacggggggggggccGGGGGGAGGCGGTTTATCAAAGTAAAGTTCACATCAAGTTAGGTGTCCATCCATGCCGAGATTTCACTTTCCCGCGGGCGTTCTGGGCAGATCTACACAATAGCGGCTACAACAGGGTCGAGGAAAGACCACAACAGCTTGGACAGTCGACAAGTGACCAAGAGGCTACAGACTgtgctaaccctaaccctaaccctaacatgGAGGGATGAGAGgttataactgtccctgaacctggtggtgtgggtcctgaggctcctgtacctccttcctgatggttgaggggtaataactgtccctgaacctggtggtgtgggtcctgaggctcctgtacctccttcctgatggttgaggggtgataactgtccctgaacctggtggtgtgggccctgaggctcctgtaaatccttcctgatggtcgaggggtgataactgtccctgaacctggtggtgtgagtcctgaggctcctgtacctccttcctgatggttgagaggtaataactgtccctgaacccggtggtgtgggtcctgaggctcctgtacctccttcctgatggttgaggggtaataactgtccctgaacctggtggtgtgtgtcctgaggctcctgtacctccttcctgatggttgaggggtgataactgtccctgaaccaggtggtgtgggacctgaggctcctgtacctccttcctgatggttgaggggtaataactgttcctgaacctggtggtgtgggtcctgaggctcctgtacctccttcctgatggttgaggggtaataactgtccctgaacctggtggtgtgggtcctgaggctcccgtacctccttcctgatggttgaggggtaataactgttcctgaacctggtggtgtgggtcctgaggctcctgtacctccttcctgatggttgaggggtgataactgtttctgaaccaggtggtgtgggtcctgaggctcctgaaccttctgcctgatggttgagggggtaataactgtccctgaacctggtggtgtgggtcctgaggctcctgtacctccttcctgatggttgaggggtgataactgtccctgaacccggtggtgtgggtcctgaggctcctgtatctccttcctgatggttgagagggtgataactgtccctgaacctggtggtgtgggccctgaggctcctgtacctccttcctgatggttgaggggtgataactgtccctgaacttggtggtgtgggtcctgaggctcctgtacctccttcctgatggttgagggggtgataactgtccctgaacccggtggtgtgggtcctgaggctcctgtacctccttcctgatggttgaggggtgataactgtccctgaacccggtggtgtgggtcctgaggctcctgtacctccttccttatggtTGAGAGGTGATgactgtccctgaacccggtggtgtgggacctgaggctcctgtacctgcttcctgatggttgaggggtaataactgtccctgaacctggtggtgtgggtcctgaggctcctgtacctccttcctgatggttgaggggtgataactgtttctgaacctggtggtgtgggtcctgaggctcctgtaccttctgcctgatggttgagggggtaataaccgtccctgaacctggtggtgtgagtcctgaggctcctgtacctccttcctgatggttgaggggtgataactgtccctgaacctggtggtgtgagtcctgaggctcctgtacctccttcctgatggttgaggggtgataactgtccctgaacctggtggtgtgggtcctgaggctcctgtatctccttcctgatggttgaggggtgataactgtccctgaacctggtggtatgagtcctgaggctcctgtatctccttcctgatggttgaggggtgataactgtccctgaacctggtggtgtgggtcctgaggctcctgtatctccttcctgatggttgaggggtgataactgtccctgaacccggtggtgtgggtcctggggctcctgtatctccttcctgatgattgagagggtgataactgtccctgaacctggtggtgtgggccctgaggctcctgtacctccttcctgatggttgaggggtgataactgtccctgaacctggtggtgtgggtcctgaggctcctgtacctccttcctgatggttgaggggtaataactgtccctgaacctggtggtgtgtgtcctgaggctcttgtaccttcttcctgacggcagcagggAGAAAGGAGTGGTGGAGATCTCTTACGACAGCGTTtcgtgtcgatgtgctcaatggcggggagggttTACCCGTGGTGGACTGGgtcgtatccactaccttttgtaggattttccactcaagggcgttggtgtttccgtatcaggctgtgatgcagccagtcgatattCTCTCCACCTCACAACGgtagaattttgtcaaagttttagaagtcacaccaaatctctgcagactctgaagGAAGCAGAGGTTCTGCTGTGCTCTCTTcatacgtgctgggcccagaataGTTACTCCAAGATACTGAGACCCAGGAGTTTAGAGATGGTGAGACCCtggcattcttctggggtgcatcacaacctggtacggaagttgtcctgtccaagactggaagaagctgcagaagatcgtgaacacggcccagcacgtcacacaaaccaatcttccgtccttggactcactttacaccgcacgctgtcggagcagtgctgccaggataatcaaggacacgacccacccagccaacacccttttcgtccctcttccctccgggagaaggctcaggagcttgaagactcgtacggccagatttgggaacagcttctcttcaactgtgataagactgctgaacggatcctgacccggatctggatccaaatatccggacctgcctctcagttttttttttgcactaccttactttccacttttctatttatgatttataatttaaatttttaatatttactatcgatttgtaatccagggagcgggaagcgcagaatcaaatctcactgtgatgattgtacgttctagtatcaactgtttgactcttaaactctatccctcgaagggagagagggaggtgaagtggaggaactcaggagggaTTAAGGGACGAGAAGAGAGTGgatggaggggaaagaggaagagactgggcacagagggagaaagaggagagaattGGGGGAGGGAACGGCGGGAGAAGGACGAAGGAGagaaagggggcaggaagagtGAGATGGTGAAGATGAGAGcatgggggggggaatgaagtggATGCAGGGGAGAGCTGGAGAGAAGCGAATGGGGAAGAATGGAGCgggcagagaggggaggggtgagcgTGTGGAGGCACAGAAAGGGGGAGCTGGCAGTAGGGGCGAGGTGCATAATtgggaatatagaacatagaatagtacagcacagtacaggccctttggcccacaatgttgtgccgaccctcaaaccctgcttcccatataaccccccacctttaattcctccatttacctgtctagtagtctcttaaacttcactagtgtatctgcctccatcactgactcaggcagtgcattccacgcaccaaccactctctgagtaaaaaaccttcctctaatatcccccttgaacttcccagcccttaccttaaagccatgtcctcttgtattgagcagtggtgccctggggaagaggtgctggctatccactctatctattcctcttattatcttgtacacctctatcatgtctcctctcatcctccttctctccaaagagtaaagccctagctcccttaatctctgatcataatgcatactctctaaaccaggcagcatcctggtaaatctcctctgtaccctttccaatgcttccacatccttcctatagtgaggtgaccagaattgggcacaatactccaagtgtggcctaaccagagttttatagagctgcatcattacatcgcgactcttaaactctatccctcgacttatgaaagctaacaccccataagctttcttaactaccctatccacctgtgaggcaactttcagagatctgtggacatgttcccccagatccctctgctcctccacactaccaagtatcctgccatttactttgtactctgccttggagtttgtccttccaaagtgtaccacctcacacttctccgggttgaactccatctgccagttctcagcccacttctgcatcctatcaatgtctctctgcaatcttcggctacgccgttgtgagcatttgtacttgtgcgttggtgtgtccgcgtcgctctgcaattcaccgccaaaacgcgagttggcggtggggtttctatgccactgtgtcgaGCTTCTCCGGGtcgaaactcaacacgaagaaactcgaACTTcgaacaatggcgactgaaaccgACGGGGAGGGCGAGTCTTCTGCGCTCGCCCGGCCGCTGAGAGAGGCGGGCCAGGAAATGCACCTCAGATGTTTCCGGATTTCGGGAGGTAGAATTGACGATTTGGCGATCACCGTTCGAGTTTTAGCTCCGGGTGGAAGTGAACAGGCTGTAGCCGCCGGCTACGAACCAGCCTCGAGCAAAGGGCCCTCCATGATTTGGGAGGTCTGTGAAGCTTAGGGAAAGCATCGCGGCCAGGGTCCCTTCCCTGCCCTCCGACCGCCCGATGGGAAGCTACGACAGTGTAGGGTTGACGCACAGGTATAACGCGGCCTGAAGGACGACGGAGATGGTGTTGCCCAATCCGAACCGGCTGggggtctcccggtgaggaagatccAGGATCCAACTGCGCAAGCAGGTCTTGGGGATTATCGGTTAGCTTTGAGCGGAAGCTGGCGGTTCAAGGTGGACCTGCCGTCGATAGGGAACCACCCCACGGGTTCACCTTCACGGCGGCGTGAAGAGCCGACGAGCCTGACCTGTTGCTCTGGGAGGCGGGGACAAGAAGACCCTCGGGCAGAAAGAGGGCCGTTCAGCCCATTCCAGCCCGCAGCGCCCGTTCGGATCCCAGCcgaccccacacacctgcccccTCGATGCCCCGACCGACCAGCGAAACGGTCAACTTCCTGTCgtcaggcgaccagaactgagcacaggacTCCAAGAGGGGTCTGGCCGAGGCTCTTCCCCCGACGCT is from Mobula hypostoma unplaced genomic scaffold, sMobHyp1.1 scaffold_108, whole genome shotgun sequence and encodes:
- the LOC134341787 gene encoding tumor necrosis factor receptor superfamily member 1A-like: MKRRLWFVLLWIGLLSSRISVISARGPHLKVRSKRFVRARVNNNCSTSEYVPSGKNYCCNKCTRGHYVRNVCGGAGLRTDCAQCRNGTFLAAENSLSKCKACTVCDPVLNQIELKTCEPHVDRQCTCPKNTFRSWLDDSTFHCQNCTVCKRETIELCTATSDTVCGCERNWFYHTLDKVCRPCDSCRGDRQCKLCGNGYPQFFLLSIVSCSIVAVMVIIGAGYLIFWRAKRVCQWQASACSVRSGDLFRSEVKGSTPEGSRSPDHLLPVQEEGGGRLSLLTPTHLTELPDCVQAAGTAHLPDDQRLSYAVADVVPASRWREFVRRLGLSDTQIERAEMEARPSFREAQYQMFQLWRQRQGGGRGAAGAAPLQLVYRALRDMQLNGCAEQLQEQLQ